AAGTAATGAGTGGCAATTCTTTTATTTCTTCACATTTCACCATATCCCAACCTTGTAACCGAATTAATAATAGGTGAAGTGTCGTTCCAGTAGCCAGTTTCTTCACAACTTTATCCTTACTGTATTGTAATAGTTGTTGTCTTCCTTCTTCTGCCTGGGCTTCAAGTTCAGTATCGGTAGCTGTGCGTGTAGCGTATTTCAGTTCCAGGATATAGCTGTGTTCTATATCGGAATAACGAATTTTGTCCGGCAACAGGAAGAAGTCACAATAATCATAGTTCATTTCCAATTCCGGTTGTACGAGATAATAGGAAGCAATGGCAAGATAGGCTTTCAGGAAACCTTGCAGGTTTCTTTCCCCTTCTATTGCGTCACGTATGGAAGAGTTCTCCCGATAGGCACGGGCGATGGTTTCGAAGAATGGTTTCCAATGACCGTCGAAGGCGAAATCATCTATCAGGTCTTTCAGATGTGAAAGATTCAGGGTATGGGCCTATTGATAGTAGTCGCGTAAGAATCCAAGGTACTGCTCGCGTACACAATTGTTAGGTATGCACATTTTCAGACGGTCGCCACGGGTGCCGCACATGGTGAGTAAGCCATAATAATAGAGCAGGCTTCGGAAGTTCTCAATATCTGCTATCTTCTCTGACGGGAATGAAGTATGCAAGTCTACTAGTATTTCACCTTTTGCTGCTATTTCCTCGATAGTGCTAATCTGCTCCCGGCAGAGAACAGCCTGCTTTTGAGAAGTCGAAGAAAAGGACTTGGAAACTGTTATGTTGTTTGGTTGGATGGCTTCCTATCCATAAGTCACCGAAATACTTGTCGAAGTTATCCTTCTGTATTATGTCATAATAAGTACGCATCATGCTCAGGAACAAGCTTTTTCCGAAACGTCTCGGACGAATAAGGAAAAGATAACTGGGCATTTCCTCGATAAGGGGCAAATACATGGTCTTATCGACGAAATAGAAGTTTTCGTTCCGCATCCGGTTGAAGTCGGATATTCCGTATGGTATTCCTTTCACTTGACTCATATTGGCAGGCTTTTAATTAGTACAGGCAAGTTAATTTATTCTGTGGAATAAATCAATGATTTGTGGTTGTATTCTGGAAAGGTGACTATTTGTTTTCGTACAAAGTAGCACTGGCTGTCCCCCAATCTATTAATGGAAAAGTTCTTATGTATTAAAGGTAAACTTCCTTTCCCTCACTACCAAACTTGCAATCAACTTATTGCAAACTATAAACGCAAGTTCCGTTTTTATAAATGAAGCCTTTGATTATAAAAACAAAGCTTGCATTTTTATAAACGGAACTTGCGTTTATAGTTTACTCTTAGGCAAACAAAACTTTAGGATTAACTCAAGAGAAGTTTGCAAAGGGGTAAGAGCAACTTTTGTATTAATAGATTGAGTGCAAGTAGTGTAGCTTATCTCTTATGTATTTACTTTAAGTACTCCTTCAGCGGGCAATCACTCTTTTTCAGCCCTTCCGCAATACTTTTTGCGTTCATATGCGCTCCTTTCAGAGAAGTATGCGTATGGTCGTGATTGTAGTAAGCGGCTGCTTTCTTTACACCTTTCTTTTCAAGTTTATCAGCACTAATTTTGTTCAGGTCGATAAAGTAAGCTCCGGTGGCTTCGGCAGCTTCGCGTGTCCATTTGCCGAAAGATTCCGTATTGCGTTCTATCTTTCCGTCTTTCCATTTGTTGCGTGGAGTGTGGCTCAACACAATGGGAGTCGCCCCTTTTTCCTGAACATCCCTGATAAATTTACGGAGATACCAGCCGAAAGTATAAACAACTTGGTATTTTCCTGTCTTTTCCATGAGAAAGACCTTGCTTTCATCTCCCGAACCACGTAATTCGGCACGGGCTTTCCCCTTGTTTATATCTCCTGCATCGTTGTGACCGAACTGTATAAGTACGAAATCTCCCGGTTGCAAGGCATTATATACCTTATCCCAACGACCTTCATCCAAATATGTACGTGCACTACGTCCTGCCATCGCACGATTTTCTACGGAAATCTTATCCAGGTTGAACTCGTCAGCTATCACGCTTCCCCATCCCCACATACCGTTCTTGTCTTTATCCTCATTTCTGACCGTGCTGTCGCCGATAGTGAACAATACCGGATGCCCTTCCTTGCGGCTGGAACCTGTCACGGTATCTTTCTCGATTGGTTTCAGATAATTGGCCAATTCCAGTCCTTCATACACACGTATTCCGTCCGCGGCAGATTCGGCATTTACCTTGGCACCGAAAGCACTGGTGTGGATACGGTCGATATAAAACATATATTTCACTTTCTCCTTGCCGAACTTCTCGAACTTGCGGGCAGTGATATCATTCAAATCAATGAAAGGAACATTCTGCTGTTCGGCTACCTGTTTCGCCCATAATCCGAAAGTCTTGTTGACACGTTTGACGATAGTGCTGTCCTTATCTTCCCAAGCATTGCGGGGAGTGAGAGAGAATAGGATAGGATGCGCGCCTTTCGCTTTCACGTCGCGGATAAAACGGCGCATATATTCGCCGTAAGTATATACGGTTTCTTTAACTCCGGTTTCTTTGATTGTCACGTTCAGCGTGTCGTTGCCGATTCCTGGAATAGAGGCACGGGCACGTCCGCTGTCATAAGGACCGTTGTCATTATGTCCCAGTTCGATGATTACCCAGTCACCGGGGCGTACTCCCTTGATTACATCCGGCCAAAGGCGGTTGTAGAAGGTGCGGCTGCTGGTTCCGCCCAACGCATGATTCTCTACCGTAATTCGGTTCGAATCGAAATAATCGCCGGCATAATATCCCCAGCCCCATTGTCCGTTGTTACCGTTCCCTAAGGTTCCGGTACGCATGGTGGAGTTTCCCACCAAAAACAATACAGGGTTATTGCCTTTGCGGCTCGAACCCGCTTCCGGTCTTGACGTGCGTGCTTTGTTCAGGCTGTCCAGCGTATTGTCAATCACTTGGTTGACATCTTTCATAGGAGCAGCAACCTTATTCTGTGCCTGCATTTGCAGACTGCATGCGATGATTATCAGTCCGCATGCATATTGGAACAACTTGTTTCTCATTTTC
The DNA window shown above is from Bacteroides faecium and carries:
- a CDS encoding rhamnogalacturonan acetylesterase, whose protein sequence is MRNKLFQYACGLIIIACSLQMQAQNKVAAPMKDVNQVIDNTLDSLNKARTSRPEAGSSRKGNNPVLFLVGNSTMRTGTLGNGNNGQWGWGYYAGDYFDSNRITVENHALGGTSSRTFYNRLWPDVIKGVRPGDWVIIELGHNDNGPYDSGRARASIPGIGNDTLNVTIKETGVKETVYTYGEYMRRFIRDVKAKGAHPILFSLTPRNAWEDKDSTIVKRVNKTFGLWAKQVAEQQNVPFIDLNDITARKFEKFGKEKVKYMFYIDRIHTSAFGAKVNAESAADGIRVYEGLELANYLKPIEKDTVTGSSRKEGHPVLFTIGDSTVRNEDKDKNGMWGWGSVIADEFNLDKISVENRAMAGRSARTYLDEGRWDKVYNALQPGDFVLIQFGHNDAGDINKGKARAELRGSGDESKVFLMEKTGKYQVVYTFGWYLRKFIRDVQEKGATPIVLSHTPRNKWKDGKIERNTESFGKWTREAAEATGAYFIDLNKISADKLEKKGVKKAAAYYNHDHTHTSLKGAHMNAKSIAEGLKKSDCPLKEYLK